In one window of Massilibacterium senegalense DNA:
- a CDS encoding antitoxin VbhA family protein, translating to MDELFVYETLTFELTTYEETYKKVSEKVQELANDWNLQARWNYKGQLQGYYVNMNTGGMILMSKYSIVNTTKEEREKFVANAEAINSLGAEPLTKENRALLKMYVDGDIELDDLRKKIIDKYKKN from the coding sequence TTGGATGAATTATTTGTTTATGAAACACTAACTTTTGAATTGACTACATATGAAGAAACGTATAAAAAAGTAAGTGAGAAAGTTCAAGAGCTTGCGAATGACTGGAATTTACAAGCACGTTGGAATTATAAAGGTCAGCTTCAAGGTTACTATGTAAATATGAATACAGGAGGAATGATACTAATGAGTAAATACAGTATTGTTAATACCACAAAAGAGGAAAGAGAAAAATTCGTTGCTAATGCCGAAGCAATTAATTCATTAGGCGCTGAACCATTAACGAAAGAGAATCGGGCTTTATTAAAAATGTATGTTGATGGTGATATAGAACTTGATGATTTACGAAAAAAGATAATTGATAAATATAAAAAAAATTAA